The DNA window TGTAGGATATACTCCAAATTTTGGTATCGCCCTAGCCCGGAAAGTGAGTGTTCCACATCTTTCATGGGCTGAAATGGAGGAAATGGAGAGAAGTGGACTTGTTTCTATAGAGTCGCATACCTTCGACTCACATTACTATGCCCCTGTCGATAAGCTTGGGCGCAAGCGGCCGGTCCTTATATCGCGTGTCTATGATCCAAAGATTGGGAAGCAGGAGAGCGAGGATGAATATGAAAGGCGTGTATGGTGTGATCTATGGCTTGCAAAAAGCCTTTTAGAAGAACATCTTCATAAACAGATAACATCTCTTTGTTTTCCCTATGGCGCATATAATTCAACTGTAATAAAGCTCGCCCGCGATGTGGGGTACCGATATTTCTATACGGTCAGAAGCGGTGTAAATAGGCCAGGTCGGGGAATTGCGCTCATAAAAAGGATCTCCGCCGGCGACTCATATATCACGATCCCAGAACTCAACCGGCGGATCATACAGGTATTGTCGCCAGCTCCCCCTCTTTTGAATATAACCGCAAGAATAAAGGCGGTATCCGCCCGTATGAACCTTACAAGGGCTGCGCGCCGTGTTAACGCGGCAGAATCGAAAAATCACAGGCCATGATCGACATGGGTCGTTTTGGGATGCTCCTTTTGCTCCCTAACGGACTTATCGCGGGCTGAAAGAGCGGTTGCTATCGCGATTCCCATGGCCGCGCCTGCCAGGACATCCATGGGATAGTGCATTCCAACATATAGGCGGGAGAAACCTGCGATCGCTGCAAGCACCAGCAAGAATGGCCTGAGCTTTCTATATTCAAGTCCGTATACTTGCGCCAGGGCGAAGAGCACGGCGGCGTGGCCGGAAGGGAATGAGTCGGATGAACCGCCGAAAGGCCGGGGCCTTTCAATCAGATGCTTAGCAATTTGAACAGCTATGCCAGAAAGGATCAGTGCCTTGACTGCGCTGACAGCCACGTTTTTGCCATGCTTATCTCCCAAAAGGTATGTCGCAAGGCACAGGATGAGCAGCACCAGGCCATCTCCGAGGTAGGTGACCCAGGGCATGGTTAGGTCAAAGAACCTGCAATGGGTATAGGCGCGAAGAGCCGTAAGCAGCCGGGAATCCATCCCGAGGGCGAGGTCAATGTAATGATGAAGCATCTTTCGACCCCTTTCCTGCCAGCACGCGCGGGCTGTGCGGATTAATAGGGAGTTTTACCACAAAGGTGCTACCCTCGCCAGGTTTGCTCGCCACTTCTATGACGCCATCATGAATCTGAACTATGTTTTTTGCTATGGCAAGACCAAGCCCGCTGCCGCCCTGGCTTCTTGAACGAGCCTTATCCACCCGGTAAAATCGTTCAAAGATGTGAGGAATATGTTCCGGGCCGATTCCGGGGCCCGTGTCTTTTACTGCGATCACTGCATTCGAGCTATCTCTCCCCACCGTGATGGACACTTCCCCACCATGGGGCGTATATTTGACTGCATTATCAAGGAGGTTTAGGAACAGGCGCACGAGTTGATCCTGATCCCCGGTGAGGATGAGAGTGTCGGGTCCGCTGAGGTTCACGGATATGCCCTTTGAACAAGCAATGGACCAGATTTGCTCTGTCAGCCCCTTCAGCAGCGCCATTATATCCAGCTGCTCGGGATGAAATGTTATTTTGCCTATATCGCTTCGCGCCAGGGTAAGGAGATTCTCTGAAAGATGAGCCAGCCTATCCACCTGGATTTCCAGTTCCCCCAAGACTTTTCTGTATTCATCCGCTTTTCGCGGCTTTGTCAGGGCGACATCAATACTACCTTTCATTATGGTAAGAGGGGTGCGTAGCTCATGGGCCGCGTCTGCCGTAAATTGGCGTTCTCGACGAAATGCGGCTTCCAGCCTTTCCAGCATGTCGTTGAATGTACTGGCGAGTCTTCCAACTTCATCATTTGGCAGCTTCATATCCAACCGCCGTGTGAGGTCCTCTGCGCTTATGGATTGGGCCAGTCTTGTGAGGCGGTCAATGGGACCGAGCGCCCGACCTGACAAAAATAGACCCCCGAGAGTGGCTATAACCGCGACCAGCGGGATGCCCAGGAGCAAAAGCGCCCCCACTCGTTTAAGGGTATTTTCTACCCTATCCAGAGGCTCGGCCACCTGGAGGATGTATCTCGGCCCCGAGCCATGATTGTAGCCACCTGGTAAGGGAAGGGTGTATACCCTCCATGGCCTGCCTGAAATCTGCTTAGTCTCGAAGCCCTCCACGACATTGGGACGCGGAAGCACAGGGTAATGACCGAATCCATCCAATGTATTTCCGTAGGCGTCGGTGAGGCGCATGGTAAAACCCCGGCCTTCCATGCGGCTGGCAATATTCCCATGTTCATCAGCATTTTGGAAGGACGGTTTTCCGTTTTCATTGTCAACGCCGCGGAGGGCCTGCGTAGCCACCAGTTGAAGGGTCGAGTCAACTTCAGCATAAAGTCCTCTTGCGAGATTAAAATAGAAAAAGCCCCCGAATGCTGCAAGTGTAACTCCTACCAGGAGCACATACCATAATGTAAGACGAATGCGTATGGGCACGGAATTTCTCATCTTTTCTCTCCGATCCTTTTCTCCTCGATCCTGTTTTCAAGCCTTTTTACTTCTCCGTCGTCGATTTTGTATCCTACCCCACGCACTGTCTGAATGAGTTTTGGCTGGAAGTCAGCGTCAATCTTCTGGCGAAGATAGCGAATATAGACATCAACGATATTAGACTCGCTGTAAAAGTCAAAATTCCATACATGCTCGGCGATCTGGGTGCGACTCAGAACCTGACCTTTATGGCGCATCAGAAGCTCAAGCAAGGCATATTCCCTCAGGGTGAGATCGATGACACGGCCCCCTCGTTCCGCGCGGCGGGTCGCGGTATCAAGTATGAGATCCCCTGCCTGTAGGCGCGCTGGCGTGACTTCCCGCGGGCGGCGCAGAAGTGCACGTAAACGCGCAAGTAGCTCCCTGAAGGCAAAAGGTTTTACCAGGTAATCATCAGCCCCTGCATCAAGCCCTTCAACACGATCATCTATTGTATCCCTGGCCGTGAGCATGAGGATTGGGGTCTTGATTCCCCTTTTACGTAATTCCTGGCATACGCTTATCCCGTCTTTTTTCGGCAGCATTATGTCCAGTATAAGAAGATCATATTGAGCGCTCTCAGCGTAATCGAGCGCAGATTCCCCATCTTGGGCCACATCCACCGCGTAACCTTCCTCCTCAAGACCCTGCTTAATGAAAGCTGCGATCTTTGGCTCATCTTCTACTATGAGAACCCGCAACATGGTCACCCCCGGATCTGACTATTTCTAACGCCTCTCTCCCTGCAAATGCCATCCGGCGCCTATCATAAACAGGATAGTAGATTGATGCAGAGAACGCAACAAAGAGGTGCACGCGTGCAAAAGAAGTGCACGCGTGCACGCGGCAGCGAAGATGGGTACCCCTCGCCATCGGATGCGGCGGTGGGAGTGGATACTCCATCAGCATCTCGCAGTAGGGCCACGGCTAAAAGCGGCCGGGAGGACCTCCCATACCCTTTGAGTGGCTTGGCCTTGGATCAATGCCGCGGCGCGCCGGGGGTATGGTGCCATTAACCATCTGCCTTCAAAGTGTAGCGGATTTTGCACCCTCACTTATCCAGGGCGCAATTGTTTCGGTAGGATTAGAACTCATGCTGTCCGTCGAAATTCCCCTCTTCATATCCAGGCGTGCCAGGAGCTTCTATTGGATCCTGGCCCGAGGCCTCTTCAGATTCTGATTCATTCTCTTTCTCGGCAGCTACCTTCTCATCATCGGCTCCTGCCTGAGATTGGCCGGATGCCATCTGGGTTGGAGCAGGGGCCTGGGTTGGGGCAGAGACTACTGGGGCTCCCTGTTGGGCCGGGCTCCCCGCATCGGAGGCGCTGGTCCCTGCTTTTGCATATGCAAGAAGCGAGATAGAGAGCGCAACGCAAAACACCAGGAGTATCCCTATTGCTTTTACCTTCCGTGACATAGATGTCACCTCCATGAAATTATCGACGCCGGGGATTTTATCCTCACATCGTTGAGCATTATGTATACCTCCTGCTCTTAGATTTTGGATCATTCCCCCGACTGCTTTTAAGTCTATCCGCACATAGTGAAAAATCCATGAGAACTGCATTAGAATTTTCTAATCTACGCTGAAGCGCCAGATTCGTCTCCCACCCTATAATGACTGCAAAGTAGAAGTTTCGTGCCACGCATAGCCTCTTTTCAGGGTAGACCCCCATGCCGCTGAGGCGTCACCACCAGAGAAATGGAAATGCCTCCGGCGGACGGACCTATTTTCAAGCCATTGGACAGCATCCGAGCGGTGTCGAAAATCATGAGCGAAGCAGAACAGACGACCCTCCTGGCGCTCAACGCTGCCATAGAAGCGGCGAGAGCAGGGGAACATGGCAGGGGGTTTGCCGTGGTCGCTGACGAAGTCCGGAAACTTGAGGTTGAGGCCGGGACTCTTGTAGCTCAAGAAGCCGGGAATGCGCTAAGTGAGATATTCGATGGGGCAAATGGCGCTGAAAAAGTCATGAGGGACCTGGCATCCTCGGCCAGGGCGCTTAAAGAGGCCAGTCTCAATGTAGGCCTACTTTTATGGTTTCGGAGGATCGATTTTCAATGTTGTGATCAGCACTGCGGTGGTTTTTACAGTTGAGACTCATAAGCACAACTTGATTTGGGAGATTTCATATCTAGCAACGGGTGTATGTAGCTTTCGTAGGTAAATGAAGCCGGAAATCTTGGTAATGCTTTACTATTAAGGGCCAGATAGATGACCACTTGCCGCCGGGTGGCAAATATTTTATCACCTTGGCCGGCAAGTGATGTACATCAGGTATTGGCTCAGACGCGTGATGTACATCACGTGATGGCTTCGAATGGTGGTGTGGGGAAGTTGTCACCCTTAGCCTGACGTCCGCCGGGAAGGCCTCCCTTCATGAATTGGAAACAGTGCGACTCAACGCGCTCATTGAGCTTCTGGCTCCCTTAGATCCTGATGAGAAACGGATTCTCACAGGTCTTATACAAAAGATTACCCGCTTTGCAGGGCGCCGGGAAGATGCAGAAAGCGAGGCGACTATACATGAGACAGATGATCGAGACCATTGACCTGACCAAGATTTTTGGCGCCCATAAGGCCGTAGATGGCATATCGTTTGGGGTGGACCA is part of the Bacillota bacterium genome and encodes:
- a CDS encoding polysaccharide deacetylase family protein; its protein translation is MRRFNALTHSLAVLSFLLLLLCAGFSSDIHARRLSDEAMTASPGMPDIFPPRYHDRVIVLMYHQIGFQHQRRGVIPPELFDAHMLYLKQMGFKPISRSLFEDFLDRKAKVPNNAILITFDDGYESFYKYAYPILKKYRFPAIDFVIVGYTPNFGIALARKVSVPHLSWAEMEEMERSGLVSIESHTFDSHYYAPVDKLGRKRPVLISRVYDPKIGKQESEDEYERRVWCDLWLAKSLLEEHLHKQITSLCFPYGAYNSTVIKLARDVGYRYFYTVRSGVNRPGRGIALIKRISAGDSYITIPELNRRIIQVLSPAPPLLNITARIKAVSARMNLTRAARRVNAAESKNHRP
- a CDS encoding phosphatase PAP2 family protein; its protein translation is MLHHYIDLALGMDSRLLTALRAYTHCRFFDLTMPWVTYLGDGLVLLILCLATYLLGDKHGKNVAVSAVKALILSGIAVQIAKHLIERPRPFGGSSDSFPSGHAAVLFALAQVYGLEYRKLRPFLLVLAAIAGFSRLYVGMHYPMDVLAGAAMGIAIATALSARDKSVREQKEHPKTTHVDHGL
- a CDS encoding HAMP domain-containing protein; protein product: MRNSVPIRIRLTLWYVLLVGVTLAAFGGFFYFNLARGLYAEVDSTLQLVATQALRGVDNENGKPSFQNADEHGNIASRMEGRGFTMRLTDAYGNTLDGFGHYPVLPRPNVVEGFETKQISGRPWRVYTLPLPGGYNHGSGPRYILQVAEPLDRVENTLKRVGALLLLGIPLVAVIATLGGLFLSGRALGPIDRLTRLAQSISAEDLTRRLDMKLPNDEVGRLASTFNDMLERLEAAFRRERQFTADAAHELRTPLTIMKGSIDVALTKPRKADEYRKVLGELEIQVDRLAHLSENLLTLARSDIGKITFHPEQLDIMALLKGLTEQIWSIACSKGISVNLSGPDTLILTGDQDQLVRLFLNLLDNAVKYTPHGGEVSITVGRDSSNAVIAVKDTGPGIGPEHIPHIFERFYRVDKARSRSQGGSGLGLAIAKNIVQIHDGVIEVASKPGEGSTFVVKLPINPHSPRVLAGKGSKDASSLH
- a CDS encoding response regulator transcription factor: MRVLIVEDEPKIAAFIKQGLEEEGYAVDVAQDGESALDYAESAQYDLLILDIMLPKKDGISVCQELRKRGIKTPILMLTARDTIDDRVEGLDAGADDYLVKPFAFRELLARLRALLRRPREVTPARLQAGDLILDTATRRAERGGRVIDLTLREYALLELLMRHKGQVLSRTQIAEHVWNFDFYSESNIVDVYIRYLRQKIDADFQPKLIQTVRGVGYKIDDGEVKRLENRIEEKRIGEKR